A single region of the Streptomyces caelestis genome encodes:
- a CDS encoding deoxyribonuclease IV: MNNQLSGPSRNPVGGHVPVAGGLHSVGLSYARDLKAETVQVFVANPRGWATPTGNPKQDEAFRAACEAESVPAYVHAPYLINFGSHTEATVERSVESLRHSLRRGREIGALGVVVHTGSATGGRERSVALKQVREHLLPLLDELTHDDDPCLLLESTAGQGASLCSRTWDFGPYFEALDAHPMLGVCLDTCHIFAAGHDLTGPSGMHQTLDLLVDTVGEGRLKLIHANDSKDVVGAHKDRHENIGVGHIGEDPFRALMTHPATEGVPLIIETPGGKEGHAADVERLKKLRDC; encoded by the coding sequence GTGAACAATCAGCTGTCCGGCCCCTCCCGCAACCCCGTGGGCGGCCACGTCCCCGTGGCCGGTGGGCTCCACTCCGTCGGCCTGTCCTACGCCCGTGACCTGAAGGCGGAAACCGTCCAGGTCTTCGTCGCCAACCCGCGCGGCTGGGCCACTCCGACCGGCAATCCGAAGCAGGACGAGGCGTTCCGCGCCGCGTGCGAGGCCGAGTCCGTCCCGGCGTACGTCCACGCCCCCTACCTGATCAACTTCGGCTCGCACACCGAGGCGACCGTGGAGCGGTCGGTGGAGTCGCTGCGGCACTCGCTGCGCCGCGGGCGGGAGATCGGGGCGCTGGGCGTGGTCGTGCACACCGGCAGCGCGACCGGCGGCCGGGAGCGGTCGGTGGCGCTGAAGCAGGTGCGGGAGCATCTGCTGCCGCTGCTCGACGAGCTGACCCACGACGACGACCCGTGTCTGCTGCTGGAGTCGACCGCCGGGCAGGGCGCCTCCCTGTGCTCGCGGACGTGGGACTTCGGCCCGTATTTCGAGGCGCTGGACGCCCATCCGATGCTGGGCGTGTGCCTGGACACCTGCCACATCTTCGCCGCCGGGCACGACCTGACCGGCCCCAGCGGCATGCACCAGACGCTGGACCTGCTGGTGGACACCGTCGGCGAGGGCCGGCTGAAGCTGATCCACGCCAACGACTCCAAGGACGTGGTGGGCGCGCACAAGGACCGGCACGAGAACATCGGCGTGGGCCACATCGGCGAGGACCCTTTCCGGGCCCTGATGACGCACCCCGCGACCGAGGGCGTGCCGCTGATCATCGAGACGCCGGGCGGCAAGGAAGGGCACGCGGCGGACGTGGAACGGCTGAAGAAGCTGCGCGACTGCTGA
- the bfr gene encoding bacterioferritin yields MQGDPEVLEFLNEQLTGELTAINQYWLHYRIQDNKGWTKLAKYTREESIDEMKHADKITERILMLDGLPNYQRLFHVRVGQTVTEMFQADRQVEVEAIDRLKRGIEVMRSKGDITSANLFESILEDEEHHIDYLDTQLELIDKLGEALYLAQQIEQPS; encoded by the coding sequence ATGCAGGGCGACCCCGAGGTCCTCGAATTCCTGAACGAGCAGTTGACCGGCGAGCTGACGGCGATCAACCAGTACTGGCTGCATTACCGGATCCAGGACAACAAAGGCTGGACCAAGCTCGCCAAGTACACGCGTGAAGAATCCATCGACGAGATGAAGCACGCGGACAAGATCACCGAGCGCATTCTCATGCTGGACGGCCTGCCCAACTACCAGCGGCTCTTCCACGTACGGGTCGGCCAGACGGTCACGGAGATGTTCCAGGCCGACCGCCAGGTCGAGGTCGAGGCGATCGACCGCCTCAAGCGCGGTATCGAGGTGATGCGCAGCAAGGGCGACATCACGTCCGCGAACCTCTTCGAGTCGATCCTCGAGGACGAGGAGCACCACATCGACTATCTCGACACGCAGCTGGAACTCATCGACAAGCTCGGCGAGGCGCTCTACCTCGCGCAGCAGATCGAGCAGCCGAGCTAA
- a CDS encoding sulfite oxidase-like oxidoreductase translates to MGQPVGHESGEGRDPAGATQPGLPPGQRVQRGWPVTHYGPVPKFRPERWEFRVFGATADRGKHCWTHEEFTALPHTTVVADLHCVTKFSMLGAEWGGIPARTILDLAPPADDVTHVMVWAEYGYSSNVRLSDFASEHTLFATHKDGELLTAEHGFPLRLIVPHLYAWKGPKWVRGVEYMTADRRGFWEERGYHNIGDPWREQRYSYQEEPGEGPDL, encoded by the coding sequence ATGGGTCAGCCGGTGGGACACGAATCGGGAGAAGGGCGCGATCCGGCAGGAGCGACGCAGCCCGGGCTTCCGCCGGGACAGCGGGTCCAGCGCGGCTGGCCGGTCACGCACTACGGGCCCGTCCCCAAGTTCCGGCCCGAGCGCTGGGAGTTCAGGGTCTTCGGCGCCACGGCGGACCGCGGCAAGCACTGCTGGACCCACGAGGAGTTCACGGCCCTGCCGCACACCACCGTCGTGGCCGATCTGCACTGCGTCACGAAGTTCAGCATGCTGGGCGCCGAGTGGGGCGGCATCCCCGCGCGCACGATTCTCGACCTCGCGCCGCCCGCGGACGACGTCACCCATGTGATGGTGTGGGCCGAGTACGGATACAGCTCCAACGTCCGGCTGTCCGACTTCGCCTCCGAGCACACCCTGTTCGCCACCCACAAGGACGGTGAACTGCTCACCGCGGAGCACGGCTTCCCGCTGCGGCTGATCGTGCCCCACCTGTACGCCTGGAAGGGCCCCAAGTGGGTGCGAGGCGTGGAGTACATGACCGCCGACCGGCGCGGCTTCTGGGAGGAGCGCGGCTACCACAACATCGGCGACCCGTGGCGCGAACAGCGCTACTCGTACCAGGAGGAGCCCGGGGAGGGCCCCGACCTCTGA
- a CDS encoding (2Fe-2S)-binding protein, protein MNRVYVCSCFGITEQQVKQHADGGASTPRQIASACKAGTDCGSCVRRIQAILGRGSCPRRELADRGEPVLAELEDAA, encoded by the coding sequence GTGAACCGCGTGTACGTGTGCAGTTGCTTCGGGATCACCGAGCAGCAGGTCAAGCAGCACGCGGACGGCGGCGCCAGCACCCCTCGGCAGATAGCCTCCGCCTGCAAGGCGGGCACGGACTGCGGGTCGTGCGTACGCCGCATCCAGGCGATCCTGGGCAGGGGCTCGTGCCCCCGCCGTGAGCTGGCCGACCGGGGCGAGCCGGTGCTCGCGGAGCTGGAAGACGCCGCTTAG